One Gadus morhua chromosome 13, gadMor3.0, whole genome shotgun sequence genomic window carries:
- the LOC115557357 gene encoding parapinopsin, which translates to MRSSPPNASRFGDPQLTDGVYLTLSAIMALVTAPSLVLNATVVIVTLRHKKLRQPLNIALVNMAVADLGAALTGGVLGVVYNAWPGHPPLGRTACVVEGFAVSVFGITSLCTVALIAMERMFVVCKPLGQFNFQMKHAAVGVALSWLWSLGWNLPPLFGWGRYELEGVGTSCAPDWHSRDPSTVSYILCYLCLCFAMPFALILASYGKLLWTLHQVSRKVCLEGGASARAEAKVARMVVLMVVCFLTGWLPYAGMAMVVVYSPDVHISPLVATLPVYLAKSSTLFNPLVYIFLNKQFRQYAVPFLLCGRQPWVEEEDVSETQTMVE; encoded by the exons ATGCGCTCCTCGCCCCCCAACGCCTCCCGCTTCGGGGACCCCCAGCTGACGGACGGCGTGTACCTCACGCTGTCCGCCATCATGGCGCTGGTCACCGCGCCGTCCCTCGTGCTCAACGCCACGGTGGTCATAGTGACGCTGCGGCACAAGAAGCTGCGCCAGCCGCTCAACATCGCGCTCGTCAACATGGCGGTGGCCGACCTGGGCGCCGCCCTGACTGGGGGGGTCCTCGGCGTGGTGTACAACGCCTGGCCCGGACACCCCCCGCTGGGCAGGACGGCCTGCGTGGTGGAGGGCTTCGCGGTGTCCGTGTTCG GCATCACGTCCCTGTGCACGGTGGCCCTGATCGCCATGGAGAGGATGTTTGTGGTCTGCAAACCCCTGGGCCAGTTCAACTTCCAGATGAAGCACGCCGCGGTCGGTGTGGCTCTGTCCTGGCTCTGGTCGCTGGGCTGGAACCTGCCCCCCCTCTTCGGCTGGGGCCGCTACGAGCTGGAGGGCGTGGGGACGTCCTGCGCCCCGGACTGGCACAGCCGGGACCCCAGCACCGTCTCCTACATCCTGTGCTACCTGTGCCTGTGCTTCGCCATGCCCTTTGCCCTCATACTGGCGTCCTATGGGAAGCTGCTGTGGACGTTGCACCAG GTGTCCAGGAAggtgtgtctggagggaggggccTCAGCACGGGCGGAGGCGAAGGTGGCGCGCATGGTGGTTCTCATGGTGGTGTGCTTCCTCACGGGCTGGCTTCCTTATGCCGGCATGGCCATGGTCGTGGTGTACAGCCCCGATGTCCACATCTCTCCGCTGGTGGCCACGCTGCCCGTGTACCTCGCCAAGAGCAGCACTCTTTTCAACCCCCTTGTATACATCTTCCTCAATAAACAG TTCCGACAGTATGCGGTgcccttcctgctgtgtgggAGGCAACCCTGGGTTGAAGAGGAGGACGTATCAGAGACACAGACCATGGTGGAGTGA